The window GCTGCACACCGCTGCTGTTATAGCCTACCAGTACGTAATTCAGATTGGAGGAGGTCGCATCGATCCACCAGCCTGCAGTCACGACACGGTTGTTGGGCTCTACGAGTAACTCTAACGGCTCGCGGTCACTGGCGGTTTGGTTGTAGACAGTAGCCCATTGAAAGGTGCCGGTTCCACTGTATTGTACGGTCGTGTATCTCGCTACAAATCCGGTCCAGCCGCGGCAGATGTACACCACATTTCCGGCAGGAGTGAACTCCACTTTCAATCCGTATTCATTGCTGGTATTCGGGTTGTAGATCTGCCTCCATGTGAGCTGTCCCGTAGTTCCATCCAAAACCGCGAGCATCGCAGTAAAAGTGGTGATCCCACCGGAAGCACCGGTTGCTGCCACATTTCCTGAAGCATTCACAGTAATCCCACGAATTTCATCGTACACACCGGCTGAGTCAATGTCGGTTGTCCATAACCGTGCCCCACTGGGAGTAAAGCGCTGCACGACTCCTTTGCCTGTTGTTCCACTTCCGGTTTGCACAAATCCTCCAACAGCAATATCTCCATTGGGAAAAGAGGCAAGACTGTTCACCTTTGTTACCGCAAATTGTGTCGAATCGATCTTCGCCGACCATTGTAACGTTAACGCATTATCGAAATAAGCAAGCACACCTCCATTGATATTAGAAAGCGCACCCAGCACCACACTGCCATCGTTACGCACCAGCATAGAAGTGGCCAGTGTACTTCCTAAGGGTGCAGGAAGGTACCAGGCTGTATCAAGAAATACACCGTTCTGGTCGAGTTTCACCAGCGACATTCTGTAATTATTTTTAAGCAAGCCGGTATCTGAAGAAATACACATGAGAATATTTCCGGAAGGATCCAATTCCATATGTGTCAAAGTATCGTTGTTCCAGCCACGGGTAGTATAATAGCGCTCCCATAGTAAATTTCCGGCCGGATCATATTTTATCACTGCGACATCAAGTCCGTTGGCATATAACCTATCCACAGTAGCGGCGCAATACACATTGTTCTGCGCATCGGTGCGAACTACCTGTCCACGGGTAATGGCATCTCCTGTACCGCTATAACCCCACTCATTCACCGTACTACCATTGGTAGCGATGATCTGTGTATATAAATTTTCATCCACGTACGCCGTATCCGTTTTAAATCCTCCGGCGAAAATTTTTCCGTTTCGGGCAGTTATTGCCAAACCCATGGAGGGATTGAGCGTATCCTGACTGCGATAGGTCCAGAGTGAATCACCACCCGACGAATACTTTACGACAATCTGGTTGGCGGTGCCTCCATTGCCGTAATAATCCGGACCGGCATATACTCCTCTCCCTGTCACATAGACGCCACCGTTATTATCTACAGTGATCGCATGAAAAACATCATAACCGTTGGACAGAGGTCCAATCCACTTTTTTCTCCAGCCCTGTGTGCCATCAAAATTAATTCTTGTCACAAAACCATTCTGATAGTCAGTACCGGTTAAATAGGTATTTCCGGAATCATCAACAGCCACTCTGTTCACATATTCATCACCGGTAGTGGTGGCGTCGGAATAGATGGTGGCCCACTGACGCACCCCTGCTGCATTATACTTCAATGCAATTCCATCTCTGTTAAAACCGGCTGCGTTCCTCGTTTCTCCACCTACAAATAAATCCCCGCTTGAAGAAAATCCAAGTCCCTTTGCTTCATCGTTTCCTAAAAATGTAGGGTTGGTATACGTATCGGTCCAGATCGTTGCACCGGAAGGGGTATATTGTTTTACAAAAATATTTATCCCGCCGGAGACATTTGCCGAATAGGAAAAGCCACACACTGTTGGATTTCCATTCGCATCCAGGGCGATATCCAGTGCTTCATCATCTCCACCTCCCGGCCCATTCAGCACATCTGCCCATTGCTGTACTCCTGATGAATTGTATTTAACCACCAGCCAATCTTTGCTTGCAGAAGCCGGATCGGTATAACCGGCAACATATACGTTACCATTCGCATCTACCGTTAATGCATTACCGTAACTTTGGTTAGGCGACACGGCAGGATAACGTGTAACCCATAATTGCGTTCCGGAAGGATCTATTTTTGCGGTGAAACATTCAAAATTATACGCGTTAATACTTTCCGATCTTCCGGTGATGTATGCATTTCCGCCTGCATCCACAACGATATCCGTTGCATAATCTTCCCTGTTACCTCCGGCATCGTAATAATACACCCAAAGGGTATCTCCCAGCGCATCTCTTTTCATTGCAAATGCATCGGCAGCACCGTGGTGGTTCCCTGCATAACCGGCGACAAAAACATTATCATTTGCATCGGTCACGATTGCCGCGATGCGATCAGAATTTTTCCCCTGAGCCTTGAAACTACGCAGCCATTGTTGCGGAAGTTGCTGGGCATGAAGCAGTGATGTAATGAAGCAGAAGTTTAATAGAAGTAAGCGGATGGATGGTGACATAACGATTTAGAGGGTGAAATGGATCGATGTTTATTTTGGGGTTTCAAGCAAACTAACGCAACCTTGAACGGAATGGTTTACCTGCCGTGCAAAAATAGAGGGAAATAATATGCTGGTCGGGTAAACCCCTTCCATACCTCAAATTATGACAAAAGTTTGATTCATTGAGGAAAAACGAATGCGTTAAAGAAAGTGCTGCTTTCTGCAAATTATTTCCGATTACAAAAAAGGGGCATAACTTTTATCATTCTCCTGATCATTCCTTTACTTAAAGGTTTAAAAGTTGGATGTTGATGATCATTTCATCATAAATTACTTGCACGGAATAGATTAAATAAATATCTTGGGGGTATTATTTCACAACTTCTTAGTTTAAACCAACCCTCAAACAATGAAAAAATTTACTCTATTGGCCATCTTTGCCGGAACCTTCGGATTTCAGATGGCGCAGGCACAATGGTCTCTGACCGGAAATTCCGGGACTGTTCCGGGAACAAATTTCATCGGAACAACCGATGCAAAAAACCTTTATTTTAAGACAAATAACTCCACGCGAATGGTTATCACCTCGTCGGGGGGAAGGATCGGAATAGGTACATCAAATCCAAAATCAAAATTTCAGGTCAATGGCTCCGTTCTTTTTGATGGCAGTAGCGGAACCACACCAACTACAGGAGCCGGTACTCGTATGATGTGGGTACCTTCTCTTGCCGCGTTCAGAGCCGGATCTGTATCATCAGGTCAATGGGATAGTCCCGGAATTGGATCTGTAGCCTTCGGACACAATAACCTCGCCTCGGGCAACTATTCCTCAGCATTGGGATTTACAAACCTTGCGTTCGGTAATAACACATTTGTTGCAGGGGACCATTGTTCGGCTTCGGGTCAATCCGCAGTGGCAACAGGCTCCTACTCCAATGCCGGAGGGGATTTCTCTACTGCATTGGGTTACCGGACAGGCGCGCCAACTTTTTGTGAAACGACTATAGGATCAAATAATACCAGTTACACCCCTAACGATCCTGGCGGATTTGACCCCTTTGACCGATTATTCACTATTGGAAATGGAACTCAAGGTTCGCCAAGCAATGCCATGGTTGTTTTGAAGAGTGGAAATGTGGGTATTGGAACTTCAACACCTTCCTTTAAATTAGAAGTTCAACAAACTATTACCGGCTTTCCGGCAGGAAGATTTGCTGGTACAGGAGAAGCTACAGCGCTGATTGGACAAGTACTTCCTACAGGAGTAAACGGCTATTCTGTGGGTGTGGAGGGATTGGCTTCAAAAATTGGAGTAAGAGGACAGGCTGAAGGTGCAGCATCAACAGAAGATGGATATGGGGTTTATGGAGAAGGTCGTGGAGAGTTTGGCAATAGGTACGGCGTGTATGGAGTAGCTAACAATGGAAGTCCGGGATCTCTCATTTCCGGAAGAAGAATTGGTATTTATGGAACAGCTACAGGAGGAGATACAGCATGGGCCGGTTATTTTGGAAATGGAAATGTTTTCATTCAGAACAGGTTGGGCATTGGTAAACTCGCTCCTGGTGGTCAGTTGGAACTGAGCTTGGATCAAGGGCGGAAACCTTCCACCTCTACCTGGACAATCGTTTCAGATGCAAGACTAAAAAATATTGAAGGCGCATACACTAAAGGTTTGAAAGAAATCATGCAACTTCAACCGCTTACGTATCATTATAAAAACGCAGAGGGCAGATCATTCGATGAGCAGGTTTTGGCTGCAGAAGCCATCGGTTTTACTGCTCAGGAAGTTCAGAAAATATTTCCTGAATGTGTAAATAAAGACGAAGATGGATACCTTAATCTCAATATCCATGCTATCCTAATCGCACAAGTGAATGCGATCAAAGAACTGGGTCAGCAAAATGAAATGAAAGATGCAAAGATGGCGTCTATGCAACAACAATTGAACGATCTTCAGCAATGTATAGCCGATATTTGTAATGCTGCTGGTGAAAAATATGCTGCCCCCTCCGTTGGTAGTGAAGATCGTCTCTTTCAGAACCAACCCAACCCTGCCAGCCGGGAAACTCAAATACACTATCTGATTTCAGGCAAGGATAAAGTCGCGAACATCAGCCTCCGGGATATTAATGGTAACTTAATCAGACAGTATCCGATTCGTCAATCCGGCCCGGGACAAATACTCGTGCAGGCAAATGAACTTGCCCAGGGGACTTATGTTTATTCTCTTGAAATCGATGGAAGAAGCATTGATACAAAATTGATGGTTGTCACCAAATAAAAACTCCGACTTGTAAAATTTTTTGCTGCATCTTATTGTCTGAAGTTCGATTCAGGAAATAAAAAAAAGAGGTTGTCCTTATTAACTTTCCTTAAGATAATATTTATATTGGTAAAGAGCTTTTTGCTGCGAGCTAGGGGCCTCCGGCTACATGCTTTTTTTTCTTCAGATGCTACTTTATATTGGTAAAGCGCATTTTGCTGCGAGCTACCGGCTTCCAGCTACCGGCTTTTTTCTTCAGATAATATTTTTCTAAACTATATAAACCATTATTTATATAGTATATACCCTCAGCCTGAAACCTGGAAGCTGGAAGCCCGCAGCCGGTAGCTGGTAGCCGACATGTTAAAGTTTAAAATACGTTGACCGGTATCGTATTAAAAAGTGATTATTTAATTGTAACTGTTTATTTAAGGGATAAGATTAAGTTTTAGATCATTCTTTTAACTGAAGTTGAAATAATAAAGAAGCATCATTCATCATGTAGGACTATAAATTTAAATCGCTTGTTTTCACTTTCTAATCTTACATCAAGATAATACAAACCTGAGGAGAACAGACTAATGTCGATTCTGAAATTGTCGCTGATTTCTTCAACCAAAACATTTTTCACTAATTGACCAGTGGAGGAATATATGTTTATGTATTTTATTTTTTGATTTGAAATTCCAGACAAGTTAAGCTCTGTTGTTGCTGGATTGGGATATAATACCGCAACTCCATACTTAATATCTTCAAAACCTGTCACGTTAACAGGAAAACAACTTGAAGTATCTGTACAACCGTTTTCAGAAACAATTACAGCATAGGATCCATTTTGTGTTGCAGTAAATGAAATACCATTTGCACCATTAATGATTGAACTATCACAGTACATCCATTGCCAGGATGCTGTATTTGCAAGCGACAACAAAGTAAATCCGGTAATAGTTACTGAAGTATCAACAGTGGAAGTGAATAACTGATGGCTCACCGATATCGTACATCCAAATGAATCAATTACAGTGACCCAATAGGTGCCGGCATTACTTACTACTATCTGACTTGAACTATCTTGCGTAGACCATTGATAACTTATAAATCCGGCACCTGCATCCAGAAGAGTTTGTGACCCTATGCAAATAGTATCATCTCCGGTTATAAACGGGTTGGGTAAGTTCAAGACAACAAATTCAATACTATCTATCCCCGTACATCCGTTGAAGTCAGTCACAGTTACAAAATAATTACCTGCAATTGTTGGATCGATCGATTGTTGAGATGATCCATTCGACCATAAATAGGATAAATAAGTTCCTGTGATTAATAATCCTGGTTCTCCCAGACAAACAGTATCGATTCCACTGATTATTGGAACAGGAGAACTAATTACAATGACGTTTTTGCTTGCAGATCCGGTGCAACCGTTTTGATCGGTAACTGTTACACTATAAATTCCGGAGGAAGTGGGATAAATTGAATTTGCAGTTCCTCCATTGGACCAACTATAACTTGAGTAAGTATTAGTCACAGCTAATGGCAGCCCTGAACAAAGAGTGTCACTTCCTGAAATAATTGGAATCGGTAGACTGATTAGGGTTAAAAACAAACTATC of the Bacteroidota bacterium genome contains:
- a CDS encoding SBBP repeat-containing protein is translated as MSPSIRLLLLNFCFITSLLHAQQLPQQWLRSFKAQGKNSDRIAAIVTDANDNVFVAGYAGNHHGAADAFAMKRDALGDTLWVYYYDAGGNREDYATDIVVDAGGNAYITGRSESINAYNFECFTAKIDPSGTQLWVTRYPAVSPNQSYGNALTVDANGNVYVAGYTDPASASKDWLVVKYNSSGVQQWADVLNGPGGGDDEALDIALDANGNPTVCGFSYSANVSGGINIFVKQYTPSGATIWTDTYTNPTFLGNDEAKGLGFSSSGDLFVGGETRNAAGFNRDGIALKYNAAGVRQWATIYSDATTTGDEYVNRVAVDDSGNTYLTGTDYQNGFVTRINFDGTQGWRKKWIGPLSNGYDVFHAITVDNNGGVYVTGRGVYAGPDYYGNGGTANQIVVKYSSGGDSLWTYRSQDTLNPSMGLAITARNGKIFAGGFKTDTAYVDENLYTQIIATNGSTVNEWGYSGTGDAITRGQVVRTDAQNNVYCAATVDRLYANGLDVAVIKYDPAGNLLWERYYTTRGWNNDTLTHMELDPSGNILMCISSDTGLLKNNYRMSLVKLDQNGVFLDTAWYLPAPLGSTLATSMLVRNDGSVVLGALSNINGGVLAYFDNALTLQWSAKIDSTQFAVTKVNSLASFPNGDIAVGGFVQTGSGTTGKGVVQRFTPSGARLWTTDIDSAGVYDEIRGITVNASGNVAATGASGGITTFTAMLAVLDGTTGQLTWRQIYNPNTSNEYGLKVEFTPAGNVVYICRGWTGFVARYTTVQYSGTGTFQWATVYNQTASDREPLELLVEPNNRVVTAGWWIDATSSNLNYVLVGYNSSGVQQFLNTYSNTTSGTSNPDQLRSLTRDSQGNFIVTGESAFDFYNNFLFKMVTIKYGNSAVGVEEMGAINQDNVYVYPNPSSDGVFYIVDAIGNSAIVSGSVMDIQGKEVARFFPEQSIVHIGDKAPGMYLLRYIRSNGSIGTVKLIK
- a CDS encoding tail fiber domain-containing protein, which gives rise to MKKFTLLAIFAGTFGFQMAQAQWSLTGNSGTVPGTNFIGTTDAKNLYFKTNNSTRMVITSSGGRIGIGTSNPKSKFQVNGSVLFDGSSGTTPTTGAGTRMMWVPSLAAFRAGSVSSGQWDSPGIGSVAFGHNNLASGNYSSALGFTNLAFGNNTFVAGDHCSASGQSAVATGSYSNAGGDFSTALGYRTGAPTFCETTIGSNNTSYTPNDPGGFDPFDRLFTIGNGTQGSPSNAMVVLKSGNVGIGTSTPSFKLEVQQTITGFPAGRFAGTGEATALIGQVLPTGVNGYSVGVEGLASKIGVRGQAEGAASTEDGYGVYGEGRGEFGNRYGVYGVANNGSPGSLISGRRIGIYGTATGGDTAWAGYFGNGNVFIQNRLGIGKLAPGGQLELSLDQGRKPSTSTWTIVSDARLKNIEGAYTKGLKEIMQLQPLTYHYKNAEGRSFDEQVLAAEAIGFTAQEVQKIFPECVNKDEDGYLNLNIHAILIAQVNAIKELGQQNEMKDAKMASMQQQLNDLQQCIADICNAAGEKYAAPSVGSEDRLFQNQPNPASRETQIHYLISGKDKVANISLRDINGNLIRQYPIRQSGPGQILVQANELAQGTYVYSLEIDGRSIDTKLMVVTK